The genomic stretch TACCGACagaaaaagctgcaactaacaaactaaaacagatctgattctaactaccGATTATCTTCATCAAACAAACATGAACTAGAACGAAACAGAGCATAGAAACAAAGCATACTTCAAACCGAACATTAAACGAGACGATTAAGCTAAACATCACCAGATCTAATCTACCAGGTCAAGCAAATCAACAATAGCAGAAAATTCCATGCAGATCCAAAAGTAAGTACTCAGATTTAAACATTAAAGGGGAAATCTACACTAGATCCATCAGATTCGACACCAACAAAAACAGATCTACAACTTCCAACTCCCGATTCAACTCCGAATCAAGCCAACAACCACAAATCAACTCAGATCTCTCCGATCTCAACTTCAAGCGAAtattcaattgcgaaaagcatccaaatcagtaaagTAAACACAAAACATCACAAATCAGACGTATAGTGAcgaaaacattttttttgggCGCGGACAAAAAAACTAGGGCTGTGAAAAAAAAGAGGTTGGGGCTATTGGGACGTCCGCGTTACAGTGGAGACTCAACTTCTTTCGGACATAGATAACTAATTTTTCCGTTTTGATTATTTTAAGGCCCTCGAATACTAGACATCAAATTTAGTGAATTATTATGGGCCATAATTTATAAACTTAGCCCAAAAAAGATACCGAAACCCGACCTAATCATTTGCTAGTTACTACCGGTGCCTATTTGGTGTCATCTCCGCCGTCCGATCAAATCAGAGACGTCATCTCAATTTCGATTTCACCTTAAACCCTCGGCACAGAGAAACCTCTCTCCTCCTGATTTCCCCTTCTCTTAGGTATTCCCACCCCTTTTATTGTCGActgttttttctgaatttgggGAAGTTCTCAATTAATTGCAATCAGCTTCCTGAGCGTATCTCAGTGTGTTTTTTTTCACTGATTCGATTCCGTGCCTGCAGCGCTGATTGTAAATGGCGGGAGGTGGTGCTCCAGCTGCTGGTGGGGCGGGGAATGGGGTCAGAATTGTTGTTGCCGGCGACGCAAAGACGGGAAAATCGAGTTTGATTGTCACGGCAGCTGCTGAGAACTTTCCGACCAATGTCCCGCCGGTGCTGCCGCCGACGAGGCTCCCCGTGGACTTGTACCCGGAGCGTGTTCCTGTCACCATTATAGATACTTCTTCCAGGTATTGGTGCATCTTTGTTAATGTGTTTTGATTTGGAGGTGACAGAAATTTGGTAATTGCACGTATTCTGGAACTGGCGCGGTGCGAATTAGAATCCGTTTGTGTGTTTGTTGATATCTGTACTTGGAGATTATCAATTTCTATCGCTCTTTTATGCCTAAAATTTCAGCTATTCTTCTGTTCACATGCTGCTTCTGTGTAGGTTGAAGATTATATGCGAATCATGGTGAAAAACTTCACTCTCAATGCATGAATATACGCATtactaaaatttgaaatttctgTGCTTGTTAATTTGTTTTTGATATTCAACCTCGTGAAACAATTCATCAAATTAGTGTGTTTTGGTGTCTGTGATTGTGATTATgaatatactactccatccgtccctctATAGTATAGGCGTTTATTTTCGGCACAGGATTTAGGAAATTGTGGTAAAACTGATATAAGTGAAGGGAAAATTAAGtaggaaaggaaaaaggtagagagatgaagagagaataaagtaagagagaagaaatatgttgtaaaggaatatgactcagctttagagggacgaagggagtactatatatgcaCAAAtaagggagtattatatatgcACATTATTTGCTATTTGATACATTCTGTTCAGAATCTCATGAcaccagtgttgttagggtcgcggggcgcaccgggtcgatgAGGTGAAAATTTGGGTCGCGGGTCAACGAGTCgacggggtcgagagacccacaaatctaggctaatttttttgccttttaatattaaataaaataaatatattgctctaatgtttataatatatcaaataatataaatgtagacgcaattcatgtgaatagagataaagtggaaaatagaaatgatcaaaatatcaaaacagttcataagtcataacacaataaataattgaaaccattgtctgaaaatatcaaaacaaaggaatatatgaagggtggcagcaaaagatctttgaattatttatttgtttaggagtgaagaggccgaattctaaagtgtagaaagtaggtttgaaaagtttgatgtggtgcatgcatatatatagagaatcaTGATTGAGATagtcagaaaacatgtgagagatttgagaaaatcagagatagcatgtgtttagggcgacccaggcgacccactcGACCCAGGCCACCCAAcggcgaccctgtatctcgatcaacccacccatgttggggcggtgatggtctcgacccaggcgacccgggcgacccgaacgacattttgacaacactgcaTGACACATGCACGGTTTTGCTGCTTATGTATCTTTGACTTATTATTCACGGACTAGTCCTTCTAAGATTATTTTGAGTAATTCTTGTTTCACCTTTTTGGAATGCAGTCCTGAAAATAGGGACAGGCTAGTTGAAGACCTTACAAGGGCTGATGCTGTTGTTCTTACTTATGCGTGTGATAGACCTGAGACTCTTGATAGATTAAGTACTCACTGGCTTTCTGAACTTCGCCGACTAGAGGTGCTGTGATGATTTACTACAACGATTGTTGTTTAAGGTTACTGTTGAGGTGCTGAAATCCATGATTTCTTTGTAATTGTGATGGAATTTTTTGTTCAATTTATCCTTTGTAGGTTAGAGTACCTGTTATCGTGGTGGGTTGCATGCTAGATAAGAGAGGGGATCAACAGCCAGTTAGTCTGGAGCAGGTTATGTCACCTATAATGCAACAGTTCCGGGAGATCGAAACTTGTATTGAATGCTCTGCATTAAACCATATTCAGGTGCAGTTTACTTAGTTTCCAATTAAATATGTGAAGCTGTACCACTTTTTATTTGGTCTGTATACAGATCCTTGGGATCTATAAATGGCATGAATTTCAATCTGTAATAATGTCAGCATCTTCTTTCCTATGGTAACTTTATACAACATATATTTCACCATTCTTGTATAATTACTTTCCTTCAATTTTTGCCTTATTGATTCTGGAAATTCAATCAACTTTAAATCTACTGTTTTATTTCACATCATCCTAGTGTTAGCGGCTATACATGCTTTGACATATTGAATTATCTTAAAGGATTTTGATCCTCTTTGTTTCCATTCCTTGTGGAGTCGGTAGAAGTTTTCTGATTGAATAATAGTTTTGTGTTGCAGATTCCAGAGGTTTTCTACTATGCGCAAAAGGCTGTACTCCATCCAACAGCACCACTATTTGATCAGGAGCAACAAGTTTTGAAACCACGTTGTGTGAGGGCATTAAAAAGGATATTTATACTCTGCGACCATGATAGGGATGGAGCACTCAGTGATGCAGAGTTGAACGATTTTCAGGTTATTTTATCCAAATTACATTTCCTGAATGTTAAATGAGTTTTCTGGTGTACGAAACAAGACTTTCCATGTTGCTCGAATAGTTTCTTCACAATGATCGACAATCTGATAGCCTAAGTAATAAAAATGCAGGTAAAGTGTTTCAATGCACCACTTCAAGCATCGGAAATAGTGGGTGTTAAAAGGGTTGTGCAAGAGAAATTGCGTGAAGGTGTCGATGAGCGTGGACTTACATTGACGGGCTTTCTATTTCTGCATGCTCTTTTCATTGAGAAAGGGAGGCTGGAGACAACATGGACTGTCCTAAGGAAATTTGGGTACAATAATGAGATCAGATTGTCTAATGATCAGTTGCCACCTCCAATAAAGAAATATCCTGACCAGGTAATttttcttgtataaatagctaaTAAACTGATATCCTAAAACAATATTCTTTGGAGGACTGCCTGATTTTCGATTTAAACCCATTTTAGTTTTCTGATTGAATTTAGCAGAGCTTCTCTAATGCTGCCTTTTTCATGAAACACTATCCTTCTTGATGTGTGGATGTTCATTTGAAATTGACATATAAATCATGTGGCTAGTTGCAATAATAACTCTTTTCTGTTTGGGTTCTTCCTCCTTTAGGATCGCTTCTACCTTTTACAAGGACAAGTTCTTGTATTTACATATCTAACACCTAATTTTCATGTGTGTAGAGTGTGGAGCTAACTACGGAAGCTATGGAGTTTCTCAGAAAGATTTTCTTCACCTATGATGTTGATTGTGTACGTAAAGTCTCTTCCAGTTGATTTTGTTAGTTCCTTTTGcttatgtcttcttcttcaatgTGATTACGTTCAAGCTACTTAATTCCATTATGCATCTCCCCATATGAGCACTTTTTACACAAGGTTTCTGTTTCATTTTATTGATTGTAAATTCTAATTGATATCACGAGTCACATTATCTAGTGTACTGGATAAAAAATCTCATAAGATCAGGTGACCAAATTCTGCCGTCCATAGGATCTCTTAATTGGGTAGTCACCCTAGATTTGTTAATTCTAATAAGAATGGGATAGCCAAACACTTTATGTAAGATCTGTTACAGTTTTCTTATCGTATGAAATCCAGAATGCATAAATTTATTCATTGGTACTATTTTCTTAATGAATTGATAATCAGATAACTTCCAGAGTCCAGACATTTGTTTCTATTTTCTTGTCATGGCTCTTAGGAAGAATATACCAAAAATCTCTTGTACTCTATGATGTTTCCATGTTAAACTGAATAGCATACCGTGGCACTTGTCATCAGTATCAACTTGGATGAAAACTGATGTAAAATATTGCTCATTCATATTCAGTTCAATATTGTTGCTGAAATTCTCAATCATGACTCCGTCCTTGCTTGTAGAATACCTTAGTATGAAGCCAGTATTGTTACCTAACCGTGTACTCAGTGACATTAATATCACTTGTTTGATTATTATATTTGTATCGTTACTGGCTCTTAGTAAAATTAGTTCAACTGTAAGATGTTGATGcctatttcttttaaatt from Salvia splendens isolate huo1 chromosome 15, SspV2, whole genome shotgun sequence encodes the following:
- the LOC121768962 gene encoding mitochondrial Rho GTPase 1-like isoform X3, with amino-acid sequence MAGGGAPAAGGAGNGVRIVVAGDAKTGKSSLIVTAAAENFPTNVPPVLPPTRLPVDLYPERVPVTIIDTSSSPENRDRLVEDLTRADAVVLTYACDRPETLDRLSTHWLSELRRLEVRVPVIVVGCMLDKRGDQQPVSLEQVMSPIMQQFREIETCIECSALNHIQIPEVFYYAQKAVLHPTAPLFDQEQQVLKPRCVRALKRIFILCDHDRDGALSDAELNDFQVKCFNAPLQASEIVGVKRVVQEKLREGVDERGLTLTGFLFLHALFIEKGRLETTWTVLRKFGYNNEIRLSNDQLPPPIKKYPDQSVELTTEAMEFLRKIFFTYDVDCDGALRSHEVEDLFSTAPENPWNEAPYVDAAEKTALGGLSLDGFLSLWALMTLLDPIHSVETLIYIGYGSDPSSAIRVTRRRRLDRKKQQTERTVYQCFVFGPKESGKSALLNTFIGRPFPEEYVPTTGNRYAVNVINQPEGLKKTLVLREIPEEGVKELLSKKDALAACDVAVFVHDSSREPSWEKATEMLVDIASQGEATGYEVPCLIVAAKDDLDPYLTEIQDSTRVSQDMGIEAPIPLSTKLGDFSNIFHRTVRAAEHPHLSIPETSAGKSRKEYHSWSCSCCCWIGCLPGLFCKKEFF
- the LOC121768962 gene encoding mitochondrial Rho GTPase 1-like isoform X2, which encodes MAGGGAPAAGGAGNGVRIVVAGDAKTGKSSLIVTAAAENFPTNVPPVLPPTRLPVDLYPERVPVTIIDTSSSPENRDRLVEDLTRADAVVLTYACDRPETLDRLSTHWLSELRRLEVRVPVIVVGCMLDKRGDQQPVSLEQVMSPIMQQFREIETCIECSALNHIQIPEVFYYAQKAVLHPTAPLFDQEQQVLKPRCVRALKRIFILCDHDRDGALSDAELNDFQVKCFNAPLQASEIVGVKRVVQEKLREGVDERGLTLTGFLFLHALFIEKGRLETTWTVLRKFGYNNEIRLSNDQLPPPIKKYPDQSVELTTEAMEFLRKIFFTYDVDCDGALRSHEVEDLFSTAPENPWNEAPYVDAAEKTALGGLSLDGFLSLWALMTLLDPIHSVETLIYIGYGSDPSSAIRVTRRRRLDRKKQQTERTVYQCFVFGPKESGKSALLNTFIGRPFPEEYVPTTGNRYAVNVINQPEGLKKTLVLREIPEEGVKELLSKKDALAACDVAVFVHDSSREPSWEKATEMLVDIASQGEATGYEVPCLIVAAKDDLDPYLTEIQDSTRVSQDMGIEAPIPLSTKLGDFSNIFHRTVRAAEHPHLSIPETSAGKSRKEYHRLLNRSLVFISSDWSCSCCCWIGCLPGLFCKKEFF
- the LOC121768962 gene encoding mitochondrial Rho GTPase 1-like isoform X1, with product MAGGGAPAAGGAGNGVRIVVAGDAKTGKSSLIVTAAAENFPTNVPPVLPPTRLPVDLYPERVPVTIIDTSSSPENRDRLVEDLTRADAVVLTYACDRPETLDRLSTHWLSELRRLEVRVPVIVVGCMLDKRGDQQPVSLEQVMSPIMQQFREIETCIECSALNHIQIPEVFYYAQKAVLHPTAPLFDQEQQVLKPRCVRALKRIFILCDHDRDGALSDAELNDFQVKCFNAPLQASEIVGVKRVVQEKLREGVDERGLTLTGFLFLHALFIEKGRLETTWTVLRKFGYNNEIRLSNDQLPPPIKKYPDQSVELTTEAMEFLRKIFFTYDVDCDGALRSHEVEDLFSTAPENPWNEAPYVDAAEKTALGGLSLDGFLSLWALMTLLDPIHSVETLIYIGYGSDPSSAIRVTRRRRLDRKKQQTERTVYQCFVFGPKESGKSALLNTFIGRPFPEEYVPTTGNRYAVNVINQPEGLKKTLVLREIPEEGVKELLSKKDALAACDVAVFVHDSSREPSWEKATEMLVDIASQGEATGYEVPCLIVAAKDDLDPYLTEIQDSTRVSQDMGIEAPIPLSTKLGDFSNIFHRTVRAAEHPHLSIPETSAGKSRKEYHRLLNRSLVFISIGAAVAVVGLGVYRVYSAKRNSSS